The Triticum dicoccoides isolate Atlit2015 ecotype Zavitan chromosome 6A, WEW_v2.0, whole genome shotgun sequence genome has a window encoding:
- the LOC119314804 gene encoding putative F-box/kelch-repeat protein At1g15680: MASKSSMRRNLQTVLTDLPDALIVEILSWLPLKSLCCCKCVDTHWRYLISHPEHLKKLPQTLAGFFFDTEDIGRCPKVARHFANIGEGPQIDPSYPFLPPEFELVRLEDCCDGLLLCCSSQRSFRHLVCNPATERWVVLPALPADSSCVAQEETFHLAFDRDVSSHFHVFQIVLKEWRRVAGINIYSSETGSWSFKESGWDSDTSICTSRRVFYQGILHFLSAQSTVVSVDMEGNKWRAIPVPEGVKSSEIGFLGLPKGHLHYMVHTGNRVQVSIWCLAKYDSDEWTLKQHVDNNKLVNVRRIAYDYEYAIISYHPDRSLIYANHRDNTLMAYDTDREEARVLCSVGRGSLISCFPYVALFNDSSVPLSSWLLLGLVNKPIAAM, encoded by the coding sequence ATGGCGAGTAAATCTAGCATGAGAAGAAATCTGCAGACTGTTCTCACCGACCTCCCTGACGCACTCATCGTCGAGATCCTGTCATGGCTGCCACTCAAGTCGCTGTGCTGCTGCAAGTGCGTCGACACGCACTGGCGCTACCTCATCTCCCACCCTGAACACCTTAAGAAGCTCCCACAGACCCTCGCCGGCTTCTTCTTCGACACCGAAGACATAGGGCGCTGTCCCAAAGTAGCTCGACACTTTGCCAATATCGGTGAAGGACCTCAGATTGATCCCAGTTACCCCTTCTTGCCGCCTGAGTTTGAGCTCGTCAGGCTGGAGGACTGTTGTGATGGCCTTCTCTTGTGCTGCTCTTCTCAGCGTTCGTTCCGCCATTTAGTTTGCAATCCTGCCACAGAGAGATGGGTCGTGTTACCAGCGTTGCCAGCTGACTCCAGTTGTGTAGCTCAGGAAGAAACCTTTCATTTGGCTTTTGATCGTGATGTTTCCTCCCATTTCCATGTGTTTCAGATTGTGTTGAAAGAGTGGCGGCGGGTGGCTGGCATAAATATATACTCGTCCGAAACTGGGTCATGGAGCTTCAAGGAAAGTGGGTGGGACTCTGATACCAGCATTTGCACGAGCAGACGCGTGTTTTATCAAGGCATATTGCATTTTCTCAGTGCTCAGTCTACAGTAGTGTCGGTAGACATGGAGGGGAATAAATGGAGGGCAATTCCAGTGCCAGAAGGAGTGAAAAGTTCTGAGATTGGTTTTCTTGGTCTGCCCAAAGGGCACTTGCATTACATGGTGCACACAGGAAATCGCGTACAAGTTTCCATCTGGTGTCTTGCGAAGTATGATTCAGATGAATGGACGCTGAAGCAGCATGTGGACAATAACAAGTTGGTGAACGTGAGACGTATAGCCTATGACTATGAATACGCTATCATCTCATATCATCCAGATCGTAGTTTGATTTATGCTAATCATCGAGACAACACATTGATGGCATATGACACTGATCGCGAGGAGGCTCGCGTTCTCTGCTCTGTTGGGCGAGGCTCTTTGATATCATGTTTTCCCTATGTTGCGTTGTTCAATGATTCGAGTGTTCCCCTGAGTAGTTGGTTGCTCCTTGGTCTTGTAAACAAGCCAATTGCAGCCATGTAA